The Candidatus Hydrogenedentota bacterium genome has a window encoding:
- the rpsH gene encoding 30S ribosomal protein S8, which yields MSMSDPIADMLTRVRNGLQAGKQTVDVPRSNLKVAICRVLTEQGYLGGFEETETPAPGIIRIQLRYLTNRKPVLQGIKRISKPSLRVYLRHDEVKPVRSGLGISILSTSKGVMTGKQARAQKLGGELLCEAW from the coding sequence ATGTCGATGAGTGATCCAATCGCTGATATGTTGACACGTGTAAGAAATGGTCTGCAGGCCGGTAAACAAACCGTGGATGTGCCGCGCTCCAATCTTAAAGTTGCCATTTGCCGTGTTCTTACTGAACAGGGCTATTTAGGCGGATTTGAAGAGACGGAAACACCTGCGCCGGGAATCATCCGTATTCAGCTGCGCTATTTGACGAATCGTAAACCCGTTTTACAGGGTATTAAACGGATCAGCAAGCCCAGTTTGCGCGTGTACCTGCGTCACGATGAAGTGAAGCCCGTACGCAGCGGTTTGGGCATTTCCATACTGAGTACCTCCAAGGGAGTGATGACCGGTAAACAGGCGCGTGCTCAAAAGCTGGGCGGCGAGCTGTTATGCGAAGCGTGGTAA
- the rplR gene encoding 50S ribosomal protein L18, which produces MAKMDKKMELLKRRAFRVRKNIKGTSEKPRLRVIRSSKHIYAQLIDDIAGHTLASASSVSLKISGSNIAAAKEVGKSLGERAKALNISLACFDRGGHLYHGRVKALADAAREAGLQF; this is translated from the coding sequence ATGGCTAAGATGGATAAAAAAATGGAGTTGCTGAAGCGCCGCGCCTTTCGCGTGCGTAAGAATATCAAAGGCACCTCTGAAAAGCCGCGCTTACGCGTGATACGGAGCAGCAAACATATCTACGCCCAGTTGATTGATGACATTGCAGGGCACACCTTGGCATCCGCTTCTTCCGTATCTTTAAAGATTTCGGGCAGCAACATTGCCGCAGCCAAAGAAGTCGGTAAATCCTTAGGTGAACGTGCTAAGGCATTGAATATCAGCTTGGCTTGTTTCGACCGAGGTGGTCATTTATATCATGGCAGGGTCAAGGCCCTCGCCGACGCGGCCCGTGAAGCCGGGCTACAGTTTTAG
- the rpmC gene encoding 50S ribosomal protein L29 gives MRAKELREKTDEALLKIIQDCQANIINFRLQQATGVVDNCRLAREARRDIARVKTIMKEREIAAAKGNIKS, from the coding sequence GTGAGAGCCAAAGAACTTAGAGAAAAAACAGATGAAGCATTGCTGAAAATTATTCAGGATTGCCAAGCCAATATAATTAATTTTCGACTGCAACAGGCCACGGGTGTGGTGGATAATTGCCGCCTCGCACGGGAAGCACGCCGAGATATTGCACGAGTTAAGACGATCATGAAAGAGCGGGAAATTGCCGCCGCGAAAGGGAACATTAAATCATGA
- the rplF gene encoding 50S ribosomal protein L6 — protein sequence MSRIGKLPVEFPAGVKCELKDNHVKITGPKGSLEASFSPEITIALEDNALVVTRPSDSIEHRSLHGLTRTLINNMVVGVSTGFRKTLLIEGTGYRVSLQGKNLNLQVGHSHPVVIEPPAGITLEVEGAQTIHVSGIDRQSVGQVAANIRKVRPVEPYKGKGIRYQDEFVLRKESKAGA from the coding sequence GTGTCACGTATAGGTAAATTACCGGTGGAATTTCCAGCCGGAGTCAAGTGCGAGCTGAAAGATAACCATGTTAAGATTACAGGGCCCAAAGGCAGTTTAGAAGCTTCCTTCTCGCCTGAAATCACGATTGCTTTAGAAGATAATGCGCTCGTCGTCACGCGGCCGAGCGACAGTATTGAACATCGCTCTTTGCATGGATTGACGCGCACACTGATTAATAATATGGTGGTCGGCGTCAGTACCGGCTTCCGTAAAACGCTGCTTATTGAAGGTACCGGCTACCGTGTTTCGCTTCAAGGTAAAAACCTAAATCTGCAAGTGGGGCATAGCCATCCCGTGGTCATTGAGCCGCCCGCAGGCATCACCCTTGAAGTTGAAGGCGCGCAAACGATCCATGTTTCCGGTATTGACCGGCAGTCCGTGGGACAAGTAGCAGCCAATATCCGTAAAGTCCGGCCCGTTGAACCTTATAAAGGCAAAGGGATTCGTTATCAAGATGAGTTCGTCTTGCGCAAGGAAAGTAAAGCGGGAGCATAA
- the rplP gene encoding 50S ribosomal protein L16 codes for MLMPKRVKFRKVQRGRRCGASKGGCKLEEGEFGLKAMQDGWITARQIEAARVAITRHLRRGGKVYIRIFPDKPITKKPAETRMGKGKGAPDQWVAVVKPGRVMFEIEGVGEPLAREAIRLAGFKLPIKTKFISRMQ; via the coding sequence ATGTTGATGCCAAAGCGAGTAAAATTCCGCAAAGTGCAGCGTGGCCGTCGTTGCGGTGCCAGCAAGGGCGGTTGTAAGCTGGAAGAAGGTGAATTCGGTCTTAAGGCGATGCAGGACGGCTGGATTACGGCGCGGCAGATTGAGGCTGCTCGTGTGGCGATCACGCGTCATCTTCGCCGTGGCGGAAAAGTATACATCCGAATCTTTCCGGACAAACCGATTACGAAGAAACCTGCCGAAACCCGTATGGGCAAAGGTAAAGGCGCGCCTGACCAGTGGGTTGCCGTTGTGAAGCCCGGCCGTGTTATGTTTGAGATTGAAGGTGTGGGCGAACCGCTTGCCCGTGAAGCGATACGTCTGGCAGGCTTTAAACTGCCCATTAAAACGAAATTTATTTCTCGGATGCAATAA
- the rplE gene encoding 50S ribosomal protein L5 has product MVVKLKDKYNNEIIGALREEFKYANVMQVPRLEKIVVNMGVGDAIADAKLMDAATAELALITGQKPVIRKARLSISNFKLRAGANVGCMVTLRGRYMWEFMDRLFNIAIPRIRDFRGLSPKAFDKFGNYTLGIREQTIFPEVDLDKVGRVRGMNVTFVIKNAGSAEESRALLRHLGMPFAN; this is encoded by the coding sequence GTGGTTGTGAAACTTAAAGATAAATACAACAACGAAATTATTGGCGCGTTGCGCGAAGAATTTAAATATGCCAATGTTATGCAAGTGCCGCGCTTAGAAAAAATCGTTGTCAACATGGGTGTTGGGGATGCGATTGCCGATGCTAAATTGATGGACGCGGCGACAGCGGAACTGGCCTTGATTACCGGTCAAAAGCCGGTAATTCGCAAAGCACGTTTATCGATCTCTAATTTTAAACTGCGCGCTGGCGCCAATGTCGGCTGCATGGTCACGCTTCGCGGTCGGTACATGTGGGAATTTATGGATCGGTTATTTAATATTGCCATTCCCCGTATCCGTGACTTTCGCGGTCTGTCTCCCAAGGCTTTCGATAAATTCGGCAACTATACCTTGGGGATTCGTGAGCAAACCATTTTCCCCGAAGTGGATTTGGATAAAGTGGGACGTGTGCGCGGTATGAATGTTACGTTCGTCATTAAGAATGCCGGATCGGCAGAAGAGAGTCGGGCATTACTTCGACATTTGGGAATGCCGTTCGCAAATTAA
- the rplV gene encoding 50S ribosomal protein L22 yields MLTAEATLRNVRLSPRKARLVADLIRGKRVLEARDILEFSPQRAAEPIRKLLDSAVANAEWRAREARRRIDPDEFVVSTIMVDEGRMFYRHRPMARGRAGRIRHRSSHVTLFLSE; encoded by the coding sequence ATGTTAACAGCCGAGGCAACATTGCGTAATGTGCGACTTTCCCCGCGCAAGGCGCGCCTTGTAGCAGACCTTATTCGAGGCAAGCGCGTGTTAGAAGCTCGCGATATCTTAGAGTTTTCCCCGCAGCGCGCCGCAGAACCGATTCGGAAGCTGCTTGATTCCGCCGTGGCCAATGCAGAATGGCGTGCACGCGAAGCACGGCGCCGCATTGATCCTGATGAATTTGTTGTGAGCACCATTATGGTCGATGAAGGGCGTATGTTTTACCGTCACCGTCCGATGGCGCGCGGTCGCGCCGGGCGCATTCGTCACCGTAGCAGTCACGTTACCTTGTTCTTAAGCGAATAA
- the rpsC gene encoding 30S ribosomal protein S3, whose product MGQKIHPFGFRLGVIQNWSSIWYADKDYAELLHKDLEIRKYVKMRLEKDPDNPKADVAKIDIERVGHKTKVHIYTPQPAYAIGQKGDRVEQLCQELQTLTGHEIEIEIKEVPVADLSAQLVAERLAGQLERRVSFRRAMKKAMQNTMRLGAKGIRIRVAGRLNGAEIARAEQAREGSVPLHTLRANVDYGTATSRTTYGAIGVKVWIYLGDIMPGDVVTYGGSGEKRRQSPHPGRRGGDQRHGRGGGGGARGGRKMD is encoded by the coding sequence ATGGGCCAGAAAATACATCCCTTCGGCTTTAGATTGGGCGTGATCCAAAATTGGTCATCCATTTGGTACGCCGACAAGGATTATGCCGAGTTATTGCACAAAGACTTGGAAATTCGCAAGTATGTGAAAATGCGGCTTGAAAAAGATCCTGACAATCCGAAGGCAGATGTTGCTAAGATCGATATTGAACGGGTGGGTCACAAAACGAAGGTGCACATTTATACACCGCAGCCCGCTTATGCTATCGGTCAAAAAGGGGATCGTGTAGAGCAGTTATGCCAAGAACTGCAAACGCTTACCGGTCACGAAATTGAAATCGAAATTAAAGAAGTTCCTGTCGCAGACCTGAGCGCACAGTTAGTTGCAGAACGGTTGGCTGGGCAGCTGGAACGGCGCGTCTCCTTCCGTCGCGCCATGAAAAAAGCCATGCAGAACACCATGCGCTTAGGCGCCAAAGGTATTCGTATCCGTGTGGCGGGTCGGCTGAACGGTGCAGAAATCGCCCGAGCCGAGCAGGCGCGCGAAGGAAGCGTTCCGCTCCATACGCTTCGTGCCAATGTAGATTATGGTACCGCTACGAGCCGAACGACTTATGGCGCTATTGGCGTGAAAGTCTGGATTTATCTTGGCGATATCATGCCCGGCGATGTGGTTACCTATGGCGGTTCCGGCGAGAAACGTCGGCAAAGCCCCCATCCGGGGCGGCGCGGTGGTGATCAACGTCATGGTCGTGGCGGCGGCGGCGGTGCCCGCGGCGGCCGTAAAATGGACTGA
- the rplN gene encoding 50S ribosomal protein L14 — translation MIQIYSKLLVADNSGARQLRVIQVMGGSKRRYAGIGDIVTASVREALPNAGVKKGDVVKAVIVRAKHATQRADGTTIRFDTNAAVIINPQKEPRGTRIFGPVPRELREGGFLRILSLAPEVI, via the coding sequence ATGATTCAGATTTATTCAAAATTGTTGGTTGCCGATAATTCCGGAGCGCGCCAATTGCGGGTCATCCAGGTTATGGGCGGTTCGAAACGGCGCTATGCCGGGATCGGCGATATTGTTACCGCCAGCGTTCGTGAAGCGCTGCCTAATGCGGGCGTTAAAAAAGGCGACGTCGTAAAAGCGGTTATCGTACGCGCAAAACATGCGACCCAACGTGCTGATGGAACGACGATCCGCTTTGACACGAACGCTGCCGTTATAATTAATCCTCAAAAAGAGCCGAGAGGAACCCGTATTTTTGGCCCCGTACCGCGTGAATTGCGTGAGGGCGGTTTCCTTCGTATCTTGTCCTTGGCACCCGAAGTCATATAG
- the rpsN gene encoding 30S ribosomal protein S14, protein MAKTSKIEKMKKQMRLAEKYRSRREALKARVIDTTLTMEERLEASRQLAKLPRNASPVRHRNRCKVTGRPRGYLRKFAMSRIALRELAHEGKIPGVTKSSW, encoded by the coding sequence GTGGCTAAGACCAGCAAGATTGAAAAAATGAAAAAGCAGATGCGACTGGCTGAAAAATATCGCAGTCGCCGCGAGGCTCTGAAAGCCCGTGTTATTGATACTACGTTAACGATGGAAGAGCGGCTGGAAGCGTCGAGACAATTAGCAAAATTGCCTCGCAACGCGAGTCCTGTCCGACACCGTAACCGTTGTAAAGTGACGGGGCGTCCCAGAGGTTATCTGCGGAAATTCGCCATGTCGCGTATCGCCTTGCGGGAATTGGCCCATGAAGGGAAAATCCCCGGTGTTACGAAGTCCAGTTGGTAA
- the rpsQ gene encoding 30S ribosomal protein S17, with amino-acid sequence MSTDVLQQPELQQSHRKERVGIVTSTSMNKTITVSVSRVKEHRLYNKALRRNKKYKAHDEVETCRVGDVVRIRETRPLSKTKRWRLVEVIKRAE; translated from the coding sequence ATGAGCACAGACGTCCTTCAGCAGCCTGAATTGCAGCAGAGCCACCGAAAAGAACGTGTTGGCATTGTTACCAGTACTTCGATGAATAAGACCATTACCGTTTCGGTGTCACGTGTTAAAGAACACCGTCTTTATAACAAGGCCTTGCGGCGCAACAAAAAATATAAAGCCCATGATGAGGTTGAAACCTGTCGAGTTGGCGATGTGGTGCGCATTCGTGAGACCCGTCCGCTGAGCAAAACGAAACGTTGGCGCTTGGTGGAAGTCATTAAACGCGCTGAATAA
- a CDS encoding 50S ribosomal protein L24: protein MYIRKKDTVIVTSGRYKGRRGRVLEVFRKNDTLLVEGVNIRKHHTKPGSKNQTGGIIEREAPIHMSNVMAWCESAKAPSAIFMKRLADGGRVRVWKINGETVD, encoded by the coding sequence ATGTATATTAGAAAAAAAGATACCGTTATTGTTACGAGCGGCCGTTATAAAGGACGACGCGGGCGCGTATTGGAAGTTTTCCGGAAGAATGACACCCTGCTTGTTGAAGGCGTGAATATTCGTAAACATCACACGAAACCGGGCAGCAAAAATCAGACCGGCGGCATTATCGAAAGAGAAGCGCCCATCCATATGTCTAATGTGATGGCTTGGTGTGAATCAGCCAAAGCGCCGTCTGCGATTTTCATGAAACGGCTGGCAGATGGTGGACGTGTTCGTGTTTGGAAGATTAATGGAGAAACCGTGGATTAA